A part of Geotrypetes seraphini chromosome 9, aGeoSer1.1, whole genome shotgun sequence genomic DNA contains:
- the RBM17 gene encoding splicing factor 45 isoform X1: protein MSLYDDLGVETSDSKTEGWSKNFKLLQSQLQVKKAALTQAKTQRTKQVTVLAPVVDLKRGSASEERQIVDTPPHLATGLKESAPSGFSTGDVLIPLADEYDPMFPNDYEKVVKRQREERQRQRELERQKEIEEREKRRKDRHEASGFSRRPDTESDEEEDYERERRKRSMGGAAIAPPSSLMEKDKESAPYEEEQRSRGSSSKAAIPPPIYEDSDRPQSPTGPSNSFIANMGGTVAHKIMQKYGFREGQGLGKHEQGLSTALSVEKTSKRGGKIIIGDLADKEKKGKPGNLPTEDAAVGFSVDALKKSDSNPLTEILKCPTKVVLLRNMVGAGEVDEDLEAETKEECEKYGKVAKCVIFEIPGAPDDEAVRIFLEFERVESAIKAVVDLNGRYFGGRVVKACFYNLDKFRILDLTELY from the exons ACCCAGAGGACAAAACAAGTTACTGTCTTGGCTCCAGTGGTTGATCTAAAGCGTGGCAGTGCAAGTGAGGAAAGGCAGATTGTGGACACACCTCCACATCTGGCGACTGGACTAAAG GAATCGGCACCTAGTGGCTTTTCCACAGGAGATGTGCTGATCCCGCTGGCTGACGAGTATGACCCCATGTTCCCTAATGATTACGAGAAGGTGGTAAAACGGCAGAGAGAAGAAAGACAGAGGCAACGTGAACTGGAGAGACAGAAGGAGATAGAAGAAAGGGAAAA GAGGCGGAAGGACAGGCATGAAGCCAGCGGCTTTTCCAGGCGCCCAGACACAGAGTCTGACGAGGAGGAAGATtatgagagggaaaggaggaaacgaa GTATGGGAGGCGCTGCCATCGCACCACCTTCTTCTCTCATGGAGAAAGATAAAGAGT CTGCTCCTTATGAAGAAGAGCAGAGGTCCCGAGGTTCAAGTTCCAAAGCTGCTATTCCACCCCCAATATATGAAGATTCGGACAGACCGCAGTCTCCCACAGGCCCTAGTAATTCCTTCATTGCTAACATGGG TGGGACTGTAGCCCATAAAATTATGCAGAAGTATGGCTTCCGAGAAGGGCAGGGACTGGGCAAACATGAGCAAGGACTGAGCACGGCACTGTCGGTGGagaaaaccagcaagagaggaggCAAGATTATTATCGGAGATCTTGCAGATAAAG aaaagaaaggaaaaccaggaaactTGCCAACAGAGGATGCAGCTGTGGGCTTCTCAG TTGATGCGTTGAAGAAATCGGACTCCAATCCACTAACTGAGATCCTGAAGTGCCCTACAAAAGTGGTCTTATTAAGG AATATGGTAGGTGCCGGGGAAGTCGATGAAGACCTAGAAGCAGAAACAAAAGAAGAGTGTGAAAAGTATGGCAAAGTGGCCAAGTGTGTCATATTTGAG ATTCCTGGTGCCCCTGATGATGAAGCCGTAAGAATATTTTTGGAATTTGAAAGGGTGGAATCGGCAATTAAAG CTGTTGTCGATCTGAATGGAAGGTATTTTGGTGGCCGGGTGGTGAAAGCTTGTTTCTACAATTTAGATAAATTTCGCATCCTGGACCTTACGGAGTTGTATTGA